In one window of Acanthochromis polyacanthus isolate Apoly-LR-REF ecotype Palm Island chromosome 8, KAUST_Apoly_ChrSc, whole genome shotgun sequence DNA:
- the armc10 gene encoding armadillo repeat-containing protein 10, producing the protein MGDSSITPRLGNMKALLGIVAGAGASYGIYKLISFKRNKKSSTSNESVSVKSTLQSEVKLQPGSLLARVSGLDVVCPRPVDAASGDIIHQSPNNLEPQHLKMLLSCLQTSDNPSDRCRILVTLGNAAAFTVNQNLIREFEGIHVIAGLVFDPAPELRVQALNALNNLCMNIQNQEQIKIYVPKVLELIEMSPVNSDLQLSALRLLTNLSVTDKHQHLLKQSVTLLLSLLVVGNETLQVQTLKVLVNLSSNPDMMDDIVQAQAPASVVLLFDERTAPAVLLRLLTFAGNLKAWRPSAQVADELRRKQDCLFRVMLDESSQLHSRLVQLLSHPDGEIQAQVARILT; encoded by the exons ATGGGCGACAGCAGTATTACTCCCAGGCTCGGCAACATGAAGGCTTTACTCGGAATAGTCGCCGGAGCTGGAGCCTCTTACGGGATTTACAAACTCATCAGCTTcaagagaaacaagaaaagttCCACCTCCAACGAAAGTGTGAGTGTGAAGAGCACTCTGCAGAGTGAAGTGAAGCTCCAGCCGGGCAGCCTGCTGGCCAGAGTGTCTGGACTGGATGTAGTCTGTCCCCGACCGGTGGATGCCGCTTCAG GTGACATCATCCATCAGTCTCCCAACAACCTCGAGCCACAGCACTTGAAAATGCTGCTGTCCTGTCTGCAGACCAGCGATAATCCCTCTGACAGATGTCGGATTCTTGTTACGTTAGGAAATGCTGCCGCTTTCACTGTCAATCAG AATCTAATACGGGAATTTGAAGGGATTCATGTCATAGCTGGTCTCGTCTTTGATCCTGCACCAGAGCTTAGAGTGCAAGCTCTGAATGCTTTAAATAATCTGTGTATGAACATCCAAAACCAGGAACAAATAAAG ATTTATGTACCAAAAGTGCTGGAACTGATTGAGATGTCCCCCGTGAATTCTGACCTTCAGCTCAGTGCTCTGAGGCTGCTGACTAACCTGTCGgttacagacaaacatcaaCACTTGCTGAAGCAATCCGTTACACTTTTACTGTCTCTACTGGTAGTCGGCAATGAAACATTAcag GTTCAGACACTAAAAGTCCTCGTGAATTTGTCCTCTAATCCAGATATGATGGATGACATTGTTCAAGCTCag GCACCAGCATCTGTGGTGCTGCTTTTTGATGAACGAACGGCTCCTGCGGTGCTTCTTCGACTGCTGACTTTTGCAGGGAACTTGAAGGCCTGGAGGCCCTCCGCCCAGGTGGCCGATGAACTGAGGAGGAAGCAAGATTGTCTCTTCCGGGTCATGTTGGACGAATCCTCCCAGCTCCACAGTCGACTCGTCCAGCTGCTTTCACACCCTGATGGGGAGATTCAGGCTCAGGTGGCTCGTATCTTGACATAG
- the fbxl13 gene encoding dynein regulatory complex subunit 6 isoform X2 — protein sequence MHFTEVGHKDHQAGERHDGLSVLPTSLSLKIFQYLELRDRLNCAAVCCTWKSIIQSGTLWSQINFSAGKDWITDGTVKHILQSYQPFVTHLNLRGCTSLKWPSLRCISTCRNLQELNVSECFNVTDMLVQKIVEGCPCLLYLNLSYTLVTNKTLRELSRSCLSLQYLSLAYCYKFTDKGFLYLTTGKGWRNLIHLDLSGCTQMTVNGFRYIADGCPALKEIVINDMPTLSDSCILALLAKCHCLSAISLLDAPHLSDVAFKAIAETAKLKTFSTEGNNQLTDVSWKALCSSSQGLRRLHAAECPRMTDVGLRSVASLKNLQYLDISFCSRVSDVGILYLTEGSSASKLKELNVSHCSHITDTSVMSIAQRLCKLYHLDVSYCGRLTNSAVEWLSGSSIYSLDISGCNIQDQGMATLEGIRLKKLVLAECVCVTDAGIEKLCKNVRDLEHVDVSHCAALTDAAVRSFAFYCRGLVTLRMSDCPKMTDMAVQYLTSGSQYLRELDVSGCILLTDRSVRHLERICPPLCSIMMACCIGISRAAALKLQSRVAYWEHSNDDPTCWFGQIVHPVIKPIRTNDTLEITEQHSVMTTTAST from the exons ATGCATTTTACTGAAGTTGGCCACAAGGACCACCAGGCTGGAGAAAGACATGATGGACTCTCAGTGCTTCCCACCAGCCTCTCACTGAAG ATCTTTCAGTATTTAGAATTGCGAGACCGGCTAAATTGCGCTGCAGTATGTTGCACGTGGAAATCTATCATCCAGTCAGGTACACTGTGGAGTCAG ATCAACTTCTCTGCAGGTAAAGACTGGATAACAGACGGTACAGTGAAGCACATTCTGCAGAGCTACCAACCATTTGTGACCCATCTCAACCTACGTGGCTGCACATCCCTGAAATGGCCCAGTCTCAGATGTATCA GTACATGCAGAAACCTCCAGGAGCTCAATGTGTCAGAGTGCTTTAATGTCACA GATATGTTGGTTCAGAAGATAGTTGAGGGCTGTCCCTGCCTGCTCTACTTGAACCTATCTTACACGCTTGTAACAAACAAAACTCTACGAGAACTATCCAG GAGCTGCCTCAGCCTCCAGTACCTGAGTTTGGCATACTGCTACAAATTTACAGATAAAGGCTTTCTGTACCTGACCACAGGGAAGGGCTGGCGCAATCTCATCCACCTCGACCTGTCCGGCTGTACCCAG ATGACAGTAAACGGGTTCAGATACATCGCTGACGGATGCCCTGCACTCAAAGAAATCGTGATCAATGACATGCCAACGCTGTCTGATAGCTGTATCTTG GCTCTGCTTGCCAAATGTCACTGTCTGTCTGCCATTTCTCTGTTGGATGCTCCTCATCTTTCCGACGTTGCTTTCAAAGCCATTGCTGAAACGGCCAAACTGAAGACTTTTAGTACAGAGG GCAACAACCAGCTAACAGACGTCAGCTGGAAGGCTCTGTGCAGCAGCTCACAGGGCCTCCGCAGACTCCACGCTGCAGAATGTCCCAGAATGACCGACGTCGGCCTCAGATCTGTGGCCTCTCTCAAAAACCTGCAGTACCTGGATATCTCATTTTGCAGCAG ggtGAGCGATGTTGGGATTCTGTATTTGACCGAAGGCTCCTCAGCCAGTAAACTGAAAGAGCTAAATGTCAGTCACTGCAGTCACATCACTGATACCTCTGTCATGAGCATTGCACAAAG GTTGTGTAAACTGTACCATCTCGATGTGAGTTACTGCGGGAGGCTGACTAACTCGGCCGTGGAGTGGCTGAGTGGCAGCTCTATCTACTCTCTTGACATCTCCGGTTGCAACATCCAGGATCAG GGAATGGCTACTCTGGAGGGAATCCGCTTGAAGAAGCTGGTTCTTGCTGAGTGCGTCTGCGTCACAGACGCTGGCATAGAG AAGCTGTGTAAGAATGTGAGAGACCTGGAGCATGTAGATGTTTCTCACTGTGCAGCTCTGACCGACGCTGCCGTCAGAAGCTTTGCATTTTACTGCAGAGGTTTAGTCACGCTGCGGATGTCAGATTGTCCTAAG ATGACTGATATGGCAGTGCAGTATCTGACAAGTGGATCTCAGTACCTGCGAGAGCTTGACGTGAGTGGCTGCATACTCCTCACAGATCGCTCAGTTCGACACTTGGAAAGGATTTGTCCTCCACTCTGCTCCATCATGATGGCCTGCTGCATTGGCATCTCCAG GGCGGCTgccttaaagctgcagtcacGTGTAGCATACTGGGAGCACAGCAATGATGACCCCACATGCTGGTTTGGCCAAATAGTGCATCCAGTCATAAAACCCATCAGGACCAATGACACTTTGGAAATAACGGAGCAGCACTCAGTGATGACAACCACAGCAAGTACATAA
- the LOC110956315 gene encoding leucine-rich repeat-containing protein 17-like — MKVIPSLLLASLLLLLLPSTEMKRPGKGRGLRGARHKLKRDRYGFALGSNLYTSLFTESNTHVWVRGSGRHSRSDPFRFVPSNCSESTESGEVYVDCQDRRLASIPMSKIWSREPKHLLLARNRIKVLRDGAFFGYGSLTSLDLQQNQISLVEEGTFQGLTRLRTLLLQHNRLGTLSEEALIPMPNLRYLRLYDNPWNCECPMDSLIRTLQVPSNRNLGNHARCAEPLRQRNRKLKEIDAELLCKESPSTGTPQGDQTDPTSLIQPSPIRSKQDATALCHTYIFPQIRLDCRNRGLTKVPTGIPEDVVHIDLSHNAIRHLRAKDFHGARSLRTLNLSHNKMEHIDTGSLSGLLHLRELDLSENGLYFVQYGVLEDLYFLSQLKLEGNPWVCDYSIHYMVYWLRLHPAVKHSGLLCHSPPEHTGESVEEYVHSYNRECPKERQHSRTDSDQTDPELWNTPLEAQGELEEEEQEPSHLRMPQKYQIIRLS, encoded by the exons ATGAAAGTGATCCCTTCACTCCTGTTAGCCTccctgctcctcctgctgctcccgTCCACTGAAATGAAAAGGCCAGGAAAGGGCAGAGGCCTCAGAGGAGCAAGACATAAACTTAAAAGGGACAGGTATGGATTTGCTCTTGGATCTAATTTATACACCTCACTTTTCACAGAGTCTAACACCCATGTAT GGGTAAGAGGCTCTGGACGTCACAGCAGATCAGATCCCTTCAGGTTTGTGCCATCAAACTGTTCAGAGTCGACAGAATCTGGAGAGGTCTATGTGGACTGTCAGGACCGCCGTCTCGCCTCCATTCCCATGTCAAAGATCTGGTCCAGAGAACCCAAACACCTCCTGTTAGCCCGCAACCGCATCAAAGTCCTTCGCGATGGAGCCTTCTTTGGATACGGCAgtttgaccagtctggacctgcagcagaaccagaTCTCTTTGGTGGAGGAAGGCACCTTCCAGGGCCTGACTCGACTTAGAACCCTGTTGCTGCAGCACAACCGCCTGGGAACGCTCAGTGAGGAGGCTCTCATCCCAATGCCAAACCTTCGCTACTTGCGCTTGTATGATAATCCCTGGAACTGTGAATGCCCAATGGATAGCCTCATACGCACTCTTCAGGTCCCAAGCAACCGTAATCTAGGAAATCATGCCAG GTGTGCAGAGCCCCTCAGGCAAAGGAACAGAAAGCTGAAGGAAATCGATGCTGAGTTACTGTGTAAAGAGTCACCATCAACCGGAACCCCACAGGGCGACCAAACGGACCCCACAAGCCTCATACAGCCAAGTCCAATTCGCAGCAAACAGGACGCTACAGCACTGTGCCACACCTACATTTTCCCCCAAATAAGGTTGGACTGCAGGAACCGAG gtcTAACCAAGGTGCCCACAGGTATTCCAGAGGATGTTGTTCACATCGATCTGTCCCATAATGCAATCCGTCACCTCAGAGCCAAAGATTTTCACGGAGCAAGAAGCCTCAGAACGCTTAACCTCAGTCACAACAAGATGGAGCACATTGACACAG GTTCCCTGTCTGGGCTCCTGCACCTTCGTGAGCTGGACTTGTCAGAAAACGGCCTGTATTTTGTTCAGTACGGTGTTCTTGAAGACCTCTATTTCCTATCACAGCTAAAACTGGAGGGAAACCCCTGGGTGTGTGACTACAG CATTCACTACATGGTGTATTGGCTGCGTCTGCACCCAGCAGTGAAGCACTCGGGCCTGTTGTGTCATTCTCCTCCTGAACACACTGGGGAGAGTGTGGAGGAGTATGTGCATTCCTACAACCGAGAGTGTCCAAAGGAGAGACAGCACAGCAGAACGGATTCGGACCAAACGGACCCTGAGCTCTGGAACACGCCGTTGGAAGCACAGggagagctggaggaggaggagcaggagccGAGCCACTTGAGAATGCCGCAGAAATACCAGATTATCAGGCTGTCTTGA
- the fbxl13 gene encoding dynein regulatory complex subunit 6 isoform X1 codes for MDMAKEQFEKTCQRVALTKWLNWVTLQKKAKADAIKKLETLVNAWRLRRIVVTWRQATKDTKTAKEHLKQRLEMHFTEVGHKDHQAGERHDGLSVLPTSLSLKIFQYLELRDRLNCAAVCCTWKSIIQSGTLWSQINFSAGKDWITDGTVKHILQSYQPFVTHLNLRGCTSLKWPSLRCISTCRNLQELNVSECFNVTDMLVQKIVEGCPCLLYLNLSYTLVTNKTLRELSRSCLSLQYLSLAYCYKFTDKGFLYLTTGKGWRNLIHLDLSGCTQMTVNGFRYIADGCPALKEIVINDMPTLSDSCILALLAKCHCLSAISLLDAPHLSDVAFKAIAETAKLKTFSTEGNNQLTDVSWKALCSSSQGLRRLHAAECPRMTDVGLRSVASLKNLQYLDISFCSRVSDVGILYLTEGSSASKLKELNVSHCSHITDTSVMSIAQRLCKLYHLDVSYCGRLTNSAVEWLSGSSIYSLDISGCNIQDQGMATLEGIRLKKLVLAECVCVTDAGIEKLCKNVRDLEHVDVSHCAALTDAAVRSFAFYCRGLVTLRMSDCPKMTDMAVQYLTSGSQYLRELDVSGCILLTDRSVRHLERICPPLCSIMMACCIGISRAAALKLQSRVAYWEHSNDDPTCWFGQIVHPVIKPIRTNDTLEITEQHSVMTTTAST; via the exons ATGGACATGGCAAAGGAACAGTTTGAGAAGACATGCCAGCGGGTTGCACTCACCAAATGGTTGAACTGGGTAACATTACAGAAGAAAGCAAAGGCTG ATGCCATCAAGAAACTTGAGACTCTTGTGAACGCCTGGCGGCTCAGGCGCATCGTAGTCACATGGCGTCAAGCTACAAAGGACACAAAGACGGCAAAAGAGCACTTGAAG CAGAGATTGGAAATGCATTTTACTGAAGTTGGCCACAAGGACCACCAGGCTGGAGAAAGACATGATGGACTCTCAGTGCTTCCCACCAGCCTCTCACTGAAG ATCTTTCAGTATTTAGAATTGCGAGACCGGCTAAATTGCGCTGCAGTATGTTGCACGTGGAAATCTATCATCCAGTCAGGTACACTGTGGAGTCAG ATCAACTTCTCTGCAGGTAAAGACTGGATAACAGACGGTACAGTGAAGCACATTCTGCAGAGCTACCAACCATTTGTGACCCATCTCAACCTACGTGGCTGCACATCCCTGAAATGGCCCAGTCTCAGATGTATCA GTACATGCAGAAACCTCCAGGAGCTCAATGTGTCAGAGTGCTTTAATGTCACA GATATGTTGGTTCAGAAGATAGTTGAGGGCTGTCCCTGCCTGCTCTACTTGAACCTATCTTACACGCTTGTAACAAACAAAACTCTACGAGAACTATCCAG GAGCTGCCTCAGCCTCCAGTACCTGAGTTTGGCATACTGCTACAAATTTACAGATAAAGGCTTTCTGTACCTGACCACAGGGAAGGGCTGGCGCAATCTCATCCACCTCGACCTGTCCGGCTGTACCCAG ATGACAGTAAACGGGTTCAGATACATCGCTGACGGATGCCCTGCACTCAAAGAAATCGTGATCAATGACATGCCAACGCTGTCTGATAGCTGTATCTTG GCTCTGCTTGCCAAATGTCACTGTCTGTCTGCCATTTCTCTGTTGGATGCTCCTCATCTTTCCGACGTTGCTTTCAAAGCCATTGCTGAAACGGCCAAACTGAAGACTTTTAGTACAGAGG GCAACAACCAGCTAACAGACGTCAGCTGGAAGGCTCTGTGCAGCAGCTCACAGGGCCTCCGCAGACTCCACGCTGCAGAATGTCCCAGAATGACCGACGTCGGCCTCAGATCTGTGGCCTCTCTCAAAAACCTGCAGTACCTGGATATCTCATTTTGCAGCAG ggtGAGCGATGTTGGGATTCTGTATTTGACCGAAGGCTCCTCAGCCAGTAAACTGAAAGAGCTAAATGTCAGTCACTGCAGTCACATCACTGATACCTCTGTCATGAGCATTGCACAAAG GTTGTGTAAACTGTACCATCTCGATGTGAGTTACTGCGGGAGGCTGACTAACTCGGCCGTGGAGTGGCTGAGTGGCAGCTCTATCTACTCTCTTGACATCTCCGGTTGCAACATCCAGGATCAG GGAATGGCTACTCTGGAGGGAATCCGCTTGAAGAAGCTGGTTCTTGCTGAGTGCGTCTGCGTCACAGACGCTGGCATAGAG AAGCTGTGTAAGAATGTGAGAGACCTGGAGCATGTAGATGTTTCTCACTGTGCAGCTCTGACCGACGCTGCCGTCAGAAGCTTTGCATTTTACTGCAGAGGTTTAGTCACGCTGCGGATGTCAGATTGTCCTAAG ATGACTGATATGGCAGTGCAGTATCTGACAAGTGGATCTCAGTACCTGCGAGAGCTTGACGTGAGTGGCTGCATACTCCTCACAGATCGCTCAGTTCGACACTTGGAAAGGATTTGTCCTCCACTCTGCTCCATCATGATGGCCTGCTGCATTGGCATCTCCAG GGCGGCTgccttaaagctgcagtcacGTGTAGCATACTGGGAGCACAGCAATGATGACCCCACATGCTGGTTTGGCCAAATAGTGCATCCAGTCATAAAACCCATCAGGACCAATGACACTTTGGAAATAACGGAGCAGCACTCAGTGATGACAACCACAGCAAGTACATAA